The nucleotide sequence TTTAAAAGAGTTTTTAAATTACTTGATAAAAATATAGAGTTTCAAATGAATTTCAAAGATGGAGATAAGCTTAAAAAAGGTGAGATAATAGGAGAGATTAAAGGAGATTTAAGAATAATTTTATCAGGAGAAAGAGTTGCTTTAAATTATTTACAACATATGAGTGGTATTGCAACTTACACAAATGATATGGTACAATTATTAAAAGGGACAAGTATAAAATTGCTAGATACTAGAAAGACAACTCCAAATATGAGAATTTTTGAAAAATATGCTGTTAGAGTAGGTGGAGGAAATAATCATCGTTATAATTTATCAGATGGTGTGTTGATAAAGGATAATCATATTGCAGTTGCTGGAAGTATACAAAAAGCAGTTGAGATGGCAAGAAACTATGTTTCCTTTGTGAAAAAAATAGAAGTTGAAGTGGAAAATTTACAAATGGTAAAAGAAGCTATTTCTGCTGGTGTTGATATTATGATGTTAGATAATATGAATGAAGATATGATGGAAGAAGCAGTAAGACTTATAAATGGAAGAGCAAAAACTGAATGTTCAGGAAATATAACAAGAGAAAATATATTGAAAATAGCTAAATGTGGGGTTGATTTTGTTTCCAGTGGAGCATTAACTCATTCAGCTAAAATACTGGATATTTCTTTAAAAAATCTTCAAAGAATATAGTAAAAAAAGGTTGGGAGATATTATGGGTGGAAATGAAAGACGTGATAAAATAATAGAGTTAATTAAAGGAACTGAAAAGCCTTTATCAGGGGGACATTTATCAAAAGTACTAGGAGTTAGTAGACAAGTAATTGTCCAAGATATTGCTCTTTTAAGGGCACTAGATTATAATATTATTTCAACTTCAAGAGGTTATTTGATTCATAATTTAATTTTAGATATACCTGGTAGAGTTATAAATGTATTCCATACAGATGCTCAAATTGAAGATGAACTTAATACAGTTGTAGATATGGGTGGAATAGTGGAAGATGTTTTTATTGATCATAAAGTTTATGGACATTTTAGAGCAGAGTTAAATATAAGCAATAGAATGGAAGTTCAAAAATTTTTAAAAGAATTAAATTCAGGAAAAGCAGTACCTCTTAAAAACTTAACTTTTGGAAGACATTCTCATACAATAAGAGCTAAGGATGAGGGAACTTTGGATTTAATTTGTGAAGAATTAGATAGAAAAGGATATTTGATAACTGAAGAAAAAATAAAATTTTAGAAAGATATAAAGATATAAAAATCATACAGAAAGATAAATCTAATGAATGCTAAGGCAAACTAAGATTTATCTTTTTTATTTTAAAAATTGCAAAAATATAGATTTTAATGTAAAATAGAAGTAGGAAATCGTATTTATAACGTATATAGTTAAGGAGGGGGTGCAATGTTAAAAGAAGTTTGTGTAGGCTCTTTCTTACAGGGGAAAATGGCAGAAAGTAGAGGAGCAGACAGAATAGAACTTTGTGATCATCTAGATGAAGGGGGAACAACAGCATCTTATGGTACTATAAAAAAATGTGTAGAATCATTAAAGATTCCAGTTTTTTCATTAATTAGACCTAGGAGGGGTGATTTCATTTATTCTTGTTACGAAATAGATATCATGAAAGAAGATATCAAACTTTGTAAGGGATTAGGAGTAGATGGAATAGTAATAGGAATATTAAAAAATGAAAATGAAATAGATTATGACACATTGAAGGAATTCATAGAATTAG is from Fusobacterium sp. JB019 and encodes:
- the nadC gene encoding carboxylating nicotinate-nucleotide diphosphorylase; translated protein: MDTVTENLNVDDLILLALKEDISSEDITTNSIIRENLLGRGELIAKEDGILAGIEIFKRVFKLLDKNIEFQMNFKDGDKLKKGEIIGEIKGDLRIILSGERVALNYLQHMSGIATYTNDMVQLLKGTSIKLLDTRKTTPNMRIFEKYAVRVGGGNNHRYNLSDGVLIKDNHIAVAGSIQKAVEMARNYVSFVKKIEVEVENLQMVKEAISAGVDIMMLDNMNEDMMEEAVRLINGRAKTECSGNITRENILKIAKCGVDFVSSGALTHSAKILDISLKNLQRI
- a CDS encoding transcription repressor NadR — its product is MGGNERRDKIIELIKGTEKPLSGGHLSKVLGVSRQVIVQDIALLRALDYNIISTSRGYLIHNLILDIPGRVINVFHTDAQIEDELNTVVDMGGIVEDVFIDHKVYGHFRAELNISNRMEVQKFLKELNSGKAVPLKNLTFGRHSHTIRAKDEGTLDLICEELDRKGYLITEEKIKF
- a CDS encoding copper homeostasis protein CutC — its product is MLKEVCVGSFLQGKMAESRGADRIELCDHLDEGGTTASYGTIKKCVESLKIPVFSLIRPRRGDFIYSCYEIDIMKEDIKLCKGLGVDGIVIGILKNENEIDYDTLKEFIELASPLEVTFHKAIDEIEDPVKEIPKLKAAGVSRILSSGKGETALEGKEILNKMIQAAGKDMPIIVCGKITKDNFEEVSKEIKSSEYHGRKIL